A window from Cryptomeria japonica chromosome 1, Sugi_1.0, whole genome shotgun sequence encodes these proteins:
- the LOC131858516 gene encoding uncharacterized protein LOC131858516 codes for MTDEFAALFAARAVAKISDPVEMIPTFDDDEDDQPERLGRRGEAGEEQQLQENKRFSASLGKEDKGNQKNAEIESEDIGKDGSDMETDESDGEESWKEEEVGEEEGGAEEVSNQNSPTHSMSIGIVNSQPLEEKDNVNEEKEMEIEQEKDKETE; via the exons atgactgatgagtttgcagcACTCTTTGCAGCACGTGCAGTGGCCAAGATATCGGATCCGgtggagatgattcccacttttgatgatgatgaggatgatcagccTGAGCGACTAGGGAGACGAGGAGAAGCgggtgaggag CAACAGTTacag GAAAATAAGAGATTTTCGGCATCTCTGGGGAAAg aggataaGGGTAATCAGAAGAACGCGGAGATTGAATCTGAGGACATTGGTAAAGATGGAAGTGATATGGAGACCGATGAGTCTGATGGAGAGGAGAGTTGGAAGgaagaggaagtgggagaagaggaaggaggagctgaggaaGTTTCCAATCAAAATAGTCCGACCCACAGTATGAGCATAGGAATTGTTAATAGTCAACCACTGGAAGAGAAGGACAATGTTAATGAGGAAAAggaaatggaaattgagcaggAAAAGGACAAGGAAACTGAGTAG